In Saccharolobus solfataricus, a genomic segment contains:
- a CDS encoding zinc ribbon domain-containing protein, whose amino-acid sequence MPKQCPKCGYINPDDANYCSKCGYPLQYQPIISTNPPSTPSPTSPNPLQPDRLSTSFNILTKNLSIIFPPIIMLIIEVILLALFGAITAGISLISPVAFTVTALIFSIIIGIVDAIIFSITVHTTTYMARDAVMGAQLNLNNAFTNARNTLSRLYPIIAILIVLGILLGLSRSLGLGWIIMGLVGVLLYIVSAATILNRPMSLSETINWYSRAFGVDAGGAVVILIGSLLSLIPIVNIFAIPYTSILTYLMVRDIS is encoded by the coding sequence ATGCCAAAACAATGTCCGAAGTGCGGGTATATTAATCCAGATGACGCGAATTATTGCAGTAAATGTGGGTATCCTCTTCAATACCAGCCGATAATATCTACGAACCCTCCCTCAACACCTTCACCTACGTCTCCTAATCCCTTACAGCCAGATAGGCTATCTACTTCGTTCAATATCCTTACAAAGAACCTCTCAATTATATTTCCGCCGATAATAATGTTAATAATAGAGGTTATATTATTAGCGCTTTTCGGTGCAATAACTGCTGGAATAAGTTTGATTTCACCAGTAGCCTTTACAGTTACAGCTCTAATATTTAGTATAATTATAGGGATTGTAGATGCGATTATTTTCAGCATAACAGTTCATACAACCACTTACATGGCTAGAGATGCAGTTATGGGAGCTCAACTCAATTTGAATAACGCTTTTACAAATGCTAGGAACACCTTAAGTAGATTATATCCTATAATTGCTATTCTAATAGTATTAGGAATACTATTAGGGTTAAGCAGATCCCTAGGGTTAGGCTGGATAATAATGGGACTCGTTGGAGTCTTACTATATATAGTTTCAGCTGCAACAATCTTAAATAGACCAATGAGCTTGTCTGAAACAATAAACTGGTATTCAAGGGCGTTTGGTGTAGATGCTGGCGGGGCAGTAGTTATACTAATCGGATCGTTACTTAGCTTAATACCAATAGTAAATATATTCGCCATACCTTATACTTCAATTTTAACCTATTTAATGGTAAGAGACATCAGCTAA
- a CDS encoding ArsR/SmtB family transcription factor, which yields MEPLTNELESLFSALADGTRLRIVLFLLDKGQATVDEISKSLGKSQSLISHHMACLRNCGIVKVRKDGKFSYYSISTPEIIELIKLSINHVKKYSQSILSCDVLAEEKGQVKLSH from the coding sequence GTGGAGCCTCTTACAAATGAATTGGAATCACTATTCTCTGCCCTAGCAGATGGGACGAGATTGAGAATAGTGCTCTTTCTATTAGACAAGGGACAAGCTACTGTAGATGAAATAAGCAAATCGCTGGGGAAATCGCAATCTTTAATATCTCATCATATGGCTTGTCTGAGAAATTGCGGAATAGTTAAGGTTAGAAAGGATGGTAAGTTTTCGTACTATTCAATATCAACACCGGAAATAATTGAACTAATAAAACTATCCATAAATCATGTCAAAAAATACAGCCAATCTATCTTATCTTGTGATGTTCTAGCAGAGGAGAAAGGTCAAGTTAAATTATCTCATTAG
- a CDS encoding transcriptional regulator, whose amino-acid sequence MVNLRLNLKQDELKCENCGVKLSEDEIYVREINGKEHYFCCSHCADKYEARFKEGVSSCC is encoded by the coding sequence ATGGTTAATCTAAGGTTAAATTTGAAACAAGACGAGTTAAAATGCGAGAACTGCGGCGTTAAACTATCCGAAGATGAAATATATGTAAGGGAAATCAATGGTAAAGAACATTACTTCTGTTGCTCTCATTGTGCCGATAAATATGAGGCAAGATTTAAGGAAGGAGTATCATCGTGTTGCTAG
- a CDS encoding CBS domain-containing protein, whose protein sequence is MKLKDVFNNTRPIRIARHTSLSEALERMDKQGVKFALIVDDSKGEEIIGIVTRSIILSSLGKGISQNEPVSKVMIKNVITINGEEDLIDTFMFMMKNNITHLLAINENGKIIGVVTLRDVLSAINKECERDID, encoded by the coding sequence ATGAAACTTAAAGATGTTTTCAATAATACTAGACCTATAAGAATTGCCCGACATACTAGTCTTTCCGAAGCATTAGAACGTATGGATAAACAAGGAGTCAAGTTTGCGCTTATAGTTGACGATAGTAAAGGAGAGGAGATCATAGGCATAGTAACTAGAAGTATAATTTTAAGTTCACTTGGGAAGGGGATCTCACAAAATGAGCCGGTATCAAAGGTTATGATAAAAAACGTTATTACTATAAATGGAGAGGAGGATTTGATAGATACTTTTATGTTTATGATGAAGAATAACATCACTCACTTATTAGCAATTAATGAAAACGGGAAAATAATAGGTGTAGTTACCTTGAGAGATGTTCTTTCAGCCATAAATAAGGAATGTGAAAGAGATATTGATTAG
- a CDS encoding M1 family metallopeptidase, translating into MPNIEKYEIFLDFNGNEYEGVEKIYLNSEEEKLELDSVNLEIRSVKSDGKDTKFELKGEKLVIYGKIERELEIKFKGKASRDSILGIYVAPYDGKGMITTQFEAVYARRFIPCFDHPAMKARFKLSVRVQKGLKVISNMPVERIEEDVDGKVIYRFQETPKMSTYLLYLGIDEFEEISDNSKQPTVILATVPGKSKRGLFAINVARKVIEFYEKYFEIPYQLPKVHLIQVPEFAAGAMENWGAITFRETALLADDSSSISQKFRVAEVVAHELAHQWFGNLVTLKWWDDLWLNESFATFMSYKSIKHLFPQWDSEGHLIYDESIGALEDDSLSTTHPIEAHVKDPHEIEQMFDNISYGKGASILKMIEAYVGEENFRRGVVNYLNSFKFGNAEGKDLWNSISNAAGQSIGEIMADWITKPGYPVIFVNAYGNSIRFSQKRFTLLDSGLNEVYKVPITYEINDKFGTLLLDKESAEIRLDEGLKSIKVNINRTGFYRVLYDSLNLAFSSKLNAYEELGLVNDYWNFLLADLIDAKTYFGVIGRFVYTSNSFVSREITSQLLTLYYLFKKNYGKDFLVNQVKIFRKANDDLGKLAYSTVISALARMDEEFALGLSTLFDQYENIDSNIKEAVAIAYAVTNNDFNTLLEKYKRYTIDEEKNRILSAISSLRDPSIVVKVFSLIFERNIKAQDTRFVISSLLHNPHIREEVCSYLMNNFEEVKKFVNTVYGGPWGLGSIVRSMSFCGVDKPKDIIDFLEKVKFKEIERPIKESEERIKVYSRLKQNLP; encoded by the coding sequence AAATTTTTCTGGATTTTAATGGGAATGAATATGAGGGTGTAGAGAAAATATACCTTAACTCAGAAGAAGAAAAATTAGAGCTTGATAGTGTGAATCTCGAAATAAGAAGTGTGAAATCTGATGGTAAGGATACAAAATTTGAATTGAAAGGTGAGAAATTAGTAATCTACGGAAAGATTGAAAGAGAACTTGAGATAAAGTTTAAAGGAAAAGCCTCTCGGGATTCAATTTTAGGGATTTACGTTGCTCCTTATGATGGTAAAGGAATGATTACAACGCAATTTGAGGCAGTATACGCTAGGAGATTTATCCCATGTTTTGATCATCCTGCAATGAAAGCTAGATTTAAACTAAGCGTTAGGGTACAAAAGGGACTAAAGGTAATATCTAATATGCCAGTTGAGAGAATAGAAGAGGATGTGGACGGTAAGGTAATTTATCGTTTTCAAGAAACTCCTAAAATGTCTACGTATCTATTATACTTGGGAATAGATGAATTTGAGGAGATTTCTGATAACTCTAAACAACCTACAGTAATATTAGCCACAGTACCCGGAAAATCAAAAAGAGGACTATTCGCAATTAACGTCGCCAGAAAGGTCATTGAGTTTTATGAAAAATACTTTGAAATACCTTATCAGTTACCAAAAGTTCATTTAATACAAGTTCCCGAGTTTGCTGCTGGCGCTATGGAGAATTGGGGTGCTATTACCTTTAGGGAGACTGCTTTGCTGGCTGATGATTCTTCTTCAATTTCTCAAAAGTTTAGAGTTGCTGAGGTTGTTGCTCATGAGTTGGCTCATCAGTGGTTTGGTAATTTGGTTACTTTGAAGTGGTGGGATGATTTGTGGTTAAACGAGAGCTTCGCAACATTCATGAGCTATAAGAGTATAAAGCATTTATTTCCCCAATGGGATAGTGAAGGTCATCTTATTTATGACGAATCTATAGGTGCTTTAGAGGATGACTCTCTTTCTACTACACATCCAATAGAGGCACATGTAAAAGATCCCCATGAAATTGAACAAATGTTTGATAATATTAGTTATGGTAAGGGGGCTAGTATTTTAAAGATGATTGAGGCTTATGTTGGTGAGGAGAATTTCAGAAGGGGGGTTGTCAATTACTTAAATTCTTTCAAATTCGGAAATGCAGAGGGTAAGGATTTGTGGAATTCTATTTCTAACGCAGCTGGGCAGAGTATTGGAGAAATTATGGCTGATTGGATTACAAAGCCTGGTTACCCTGTAATTTTTGTCAACGCATACGGTAATTCTATCAGGTTTTCTCAAAAAAGATTTACACTTCTTGATAGCGGTTTAAATGAGGTTTACAAGGTTCCAATTACATATGAGATTAATGATAAATTTGGCACTCTTCTTCTGGACAAGGAATCAGCTGAAATAAGGTTAGATGAAGGTTTGAAGAGTATTAAGGTTAATATAAATAGGACTGGATTTTATAGGGTCCTTTATGATTCTCTTAATCTAGCTTTCTCATCAAAGCTTAATGCTTATGAAGAGTTGGGATTGGTTAACGACTATTGGAATTTCCTATTGGCTGATCTAATAGATGCGAAGACGTACTTTGGCGTAATTGGTAGGTTTGTATATACTTCTAACTCTTTTGTATCAAGAGAGATAACCTCTCAACTCTTAACATTATATTATCTATTTAAGAAAAATTACGGGAAAGATTTCCTAGTTAATCAAGTTAAGATATTTAGAAAGGCTAATGACGACCTAGGCAAATTAGCGTATTCAACTGTTATCAGTGCCTTAGCTAGAATGGATGAAGAGTTTGCATTAGGATTATCAACTTTATTTGATCAATATGAAAATATAGACAGTAATATTAAAGAAGCTGTTGCAATAGCTTACGCAGTAACTAATAACGACTTCAATACTCTTCTAGAAAAGTACAAGAGGTATACAATAGATGAGGAGAAGAATAGAATATTAAGTGCAATTTCATCACTTCGTGATCCATCAATTGTAGTCAAGGTTTTCTCACTAATATTTGAAAGGAATATAAAGGCTCAAGATACTAGATTCGTTATATCTTCACTGCTACACAATCCTCATATAAGGGAGGAAGTATGTAGTTATCTTATGAACAATTTTGAGGAAGTTAAGAAATTCGTAAATACAGTTTATGGAGGTCCTTGGGGTTTAGGCTCTATAGTTAGGAGTATGTCATTCTGCGGTGTAGATAAGCCTAAAGACATTATTGACTTTCTTGAAAAGGTGAAGTTCAAGGAGATCGAAAGACCTATTAAAGAGTCTGAAGAGAGGATAAAAGTATATTCTCGATTAAAACAAAACCTACCATAA
- a CDS encoding type II secretion system F family protein has product MTERRVKLASIISYDFLFLVLLSGLLNLIITIFRERLLYVLSSFFQYIVSNPSVALGDALGFIFVLQALLLGLFIGGIVILSISFTINLTRIRSEYEEGVPLSTILRSRIITSSRLGIIANWISERSKRYINASADLESPTEVGVRYVAYFLVSLLVVIPVSLALSIALLSPLPFLLIFFPLTFIFYPEQKYKSRAREIRDDIQDEIPFFVTLITIINASGTTIYEGMRKILQFPIFKAMKKEALLIIRDIEFFGKSPLDALEHRSRLTLNRDYSWFLAGYSSIIRSGGDIEAYLFQKAREFLNWLQFRWRFYSERTSFLGELIVILFLIFPMFLIALAFFTSGAVISFLLIIPILFGTILYTITANNRPRYMDSIGLTKLQLLIGFIAALLTAGVIEIFLDEIYYAIGLGLLSFSLASTIFMYNQIREINDVENSLPQFLRDITEFRKIGYDLSRAIKTLAEEKRYRREFNRVLNEITKQDSMGIPITRAKINTRSWLGKFSLTTVQILIESGAVRPDLLEYLTEFTLNFIQSKKEAFSRMRAYQVLGILTPLLLIATILIAIVIIDSFTIVTLPTNTVGLPQFPNIISQFILSPVILAEMFIFILMSTFAIGLLVTKALYGTVQYMIMPAIGLTLAVLSIHFFSVIEPIILKFFSI; this is encoded by the coding sequence GTGACTGAGAGAAGAGTTAAATTAGCTAGTATAATCTCATACGATTTCTTATTTCTAGTTTTACTATCAGGCTTACTAAACTTAATTATTACAATATTTAGAGAACGTCTCCTATATGTGCTTTCTAGTTTTTTCCAATATATCGTGAGTAACCCTTCGGTAGCACTTGGGGATGCGTTGGGTTTTATATTCGTTCTTCAAGCATTACTTCTAGGCCTATTTATTGGAGGAATAGTTATTTTAAGTATAAGCTTTACAATAAATTTGACGCGAATAAGGAGTGAATATGAAGAGGGCGTTCCATTATCAACCATTCTAAGGTCTAGGATAATTACAAGTAGTAGATTAGGTATCATAGCAAATTGGATAAGTGAGCGTAGTAAGAGATATATTAACGCGAGTGCTGATTTGGAAAGTCCTACTGAGGTTGGCGTTAGATACGTTGCATATTTTTTAGTCTCATTACTTGTCGTAATACCGGTATCATTAGCACTTAGTATAGCATTACTCTCTCCTCTACCATTTCTATTAATATTTTTTCCGTTAACTTTTATCTTTTATCCAGAACAGAAATACAAGAGTAGGGCTAGAGAAATAAGAGACGATATTCAAGATGAGATACCTTTCTTTGTGACTCTAATCACTATCATTAATGCAAGTGGTACAACCATATATGAGGGAATGAGAAAAATTTTACAATTTCCAATATTTAAAGCTATGAAAAAGGAGGCATTACTCATTATAAGGGATATAGAATTCTTTGGAAAATCCCCGCTAGATGCTCTGGAGCATAGATCTCGATTAACACTAAATAGAGATTACTCTTGGTTTTTAGCTGGCTATTCTTCGATCATAAGAAGTGGTGGCGATATTGAAGCATATTTGTTCCAAAAGGCTAGAGAGTTTCTCAATTGGCTCCAATTCCGTTGGAGGTTTTACTCTGAAAGGACTTCGTTCCTAGGAGAGTTAATAGTGATCTTATTCCTTATTTTCCCCATGTTCTTAATTGCATTAGCCTTCTTCACAAGTGGTGCAGTTATATCATTTTTGCTCATAATACCTATATTATTTGGTACAATATTATATACAATTACAGCTAATAATAGACCTAGATATATGGATAGTATAGGTCTCACCAAGTTACAGTTACTAATAGGATTTATCGCTGCATTATTAACAGCAGGGGTAATCGAAATATTTCTTGATGAAATATATTACGCAATTGGTTTAGGGCTCTTATCGTTCTCTCTAGCATCAACAATATTCATGTATAACCAAATAAGAGAAATTAACGATGTTGAAAACTCGTTACCGCAATTTCTAAGAGATATTACAGAGTTCAGAAAGATAGGTTACGATCTAAGTAGGGCTATTAAGACATTGGCCGAGGAAAAGAGATATAGAAGGGAGTTTAATAGGGTACTAAATGAAATAACAAAACAAGATTCCATGGGGATTCCAATAACTAGAGCTAAGATAAATACTAGAAGCTGGTTGGGTAAGTTCTCTCTTACCACTGTCCAGATACTAATAGAAAGCGGTGCTGTAAGACCAGATCTACTGGAGTATTTAACTGAATTTACACTTAATTTTATACAATCAAAGAAGGAGGCATTCTCAAGAATGAGAGCTTATCAAGTTTTAGGAATTCTAACACCACTCCTTCTAATAGCTACAATACTTATAGCTATTGTGATTATTGACTCATTCACAATAGTAACTTTACCGACAAATACCGTAGGTTTACCACAATTCCCAAACATCATTAGTCAATTTATTTTATCTCCGGTGATACTTGCTGAAATGTTCATATTCATTTTAATGTCAACTTTTGCCATAGGATTACTGGTAACTAAAGCACTATATGGCACTGTACAATACATGATAATGCCAGCAATTGGATTAACCCTAGCAGTGCTCTCAATACACTTCTTCAGCGTAATAGAACCGATAATCTTGAAATTCTTCTCGATATAA
- a CDS encoding type II/IV secretion system ATPase subunit gives MVLIGKKKSHNKFEELSYYLQSLDESGIISLKASLDNRNIVEHYTLNSFDVEIYIAEKDGIGFYLVNEPQLDQRENKILLAILDGLIYSASTAVSNKQIDLEKLQEDVLKISAKLGVIGDVKRNLKKYMYYITREIKYSILQAPMSDPFVEEIELVSPTTPISVVHSRHSEWPRLETNIVLGSELKVRRLVERLASLGGRSVSTATPLQDFMLPEGHRVAVSYGEEISRGTTFNIRKFPEKPLTIIDLIYKYGTLSDLMAVYLWIIAEAKLFTFLVGPTGSGKTTALNALLMLLNPLAKYLTIEDTPELKLPHKYWIQFYTRPSNYEGSKDISYYELVRLSLRYRPDYIIVGEVRGKEIEWLVQAVASGHGGLTTFHGSNHTDLITRISGLLGPELSLQFKQLISVIAIIKRIETEDRKMNRKMISIVENDGNGFREVFRYDYERKNFVPDNLKEITSIQLERSRELLGWSRDKLYREIENRLLLIRGLAEKGVYDYDTLARELVKYYTNGDKSD, from the coding sequence ATGGTACTTATTGGTAAAAAGAAATCACACAATAAATTTGAAGAATTATCCTATTATCTTCAATCACTTGATGAATCTGGAATAATATCCCTTAAAGCTAGCCTAGATAACCGAAATATCGTAGAGCATTATACACTAAATAGCTTTGACGTTGAAATTTACATTGCCGAAAAGGATGGAATTGGCTTCTACTTAGTAAATGAACCACAACTTGATCAGAGAGAAAACAAAATCTTATTAGCAATACTCGATGGCTTGATATACTCCGCATCAACCGCCGTATCGAACAAACAAATTGACTTAGAAAAGCTACAAGAAGATGTATTAAAAATTTCAGCCAAATTAGGAGTAATAGGCGACGTGAAGAGAAACTTAAAGAAGTATATGTACTATATCACTAGAGAAATAAAATATTCGATATTACAAGCACCAATGAGTGATCCTTTCGTCGAAGAGATAGAACTAGTATCTCCGACTACACCAATTTCAGTAGTACATAGTAGACATAGTGAATGGCCTAGATTGGAGACTAACATCGTTTTAGGGAGCGAATTAAAGGTAAGGAGATTAGTAGAGAGGCTGGCATCGCTAGGTGGGAGAAGTGTAAGTACAGCTACACCACTACAAGATTTCATGTTACCGGAGGGACATAGGGTCGCTGTGAGTTACGGTGAAGAAATAAGTAGGGGAACGACATTTAATATAAGAAAATTCCCTGAAAAACCTCTAACGATAATTGATTTGATATATAAGTATGGGACATTAAGCGATTTAATGGCAGTTTACTTGTGGATAATTGCAGAAGCTAAGTTATTTACATTTCTCGTAGGCCCTACTGGTAGTGGAAAGACTACGGCATTGAACGCATTATTGATGCTACTTAATCCGTTAGCGAAATATTTAACTATTGAGGATACACCAGAACTAAAATTGCCACATAAATATTGGATACAATTCTATACTAGGCCATCAAACTATGAAGGAAGTAAGGATATCAGTTATTATGAGCTAGTCAGACTTTCCTTAAGATACAGACCAGATTACATTATAGTGGGGGAAGTTAGAGGTAAGGAAATAGAATGGTTAGTTCAAGCTGTCGCCAGTGGTCATGGTGGACTTACAACCTTTCACGGATCTAATCATACTGACCTAATAACAAGAATTAGCGGATTATTAGGTCCAGAGCTCTCATTACAATTCAAACAACTAATTTCAGTAATCGCAATCATAAAAAGAATTGAAACTGAGGATAGAAAGATGAATAGGAAAATGATATCTATCGTCGAAAATGATGGAAATGGATTTAGGGAAGTATTTAGATATGACTATGAAAGAAAGAACTTTGTTCCAGATAATTTAAAAGAAATTACTAGTATACAGCTAGAAAGATCTAGAGAACTATTAGGCTGGAGTAGGGATAAGTTGTATAGGGAGATTGAAAACAGATTACTACTAATAAGAGGGCTTGCCGAAAAGGGAGTTTATGACTATGACACATTAGCAAGAGAGTTAGTCAAGTATTATACAAATGGTGATAAGAGTGACTGA
- a CDS encoding DUF504 domain-containing protein → MKIKDAINRVRWKYKEKIDDYVIVIKDKLTETGLKEIPFTDIYTVDNNYLYLKGEDTIIPLHRVLMIRRKSDDALIWKRGD, encoded by the coding sequence GTGAAAATTAAGGATGCGATAAATAGGGTTAGATGGAAATATAAGGAGAAGATTGACGATTACGTCATTGTGATAAAGGATAAGTTAACTGAGACTGGACTAAAAGAGATCCCCTTTACGGATATTTATACTGTAGATAACAATTATTTGTATCTTAAAGGAGAAGATACTATAATTCCACTCCATAGGGTACTTATGATTAGGAGAAAAAGTGATGATGCGTTGATTTGGAAACGTGGAGATTAA
- the merA gene encoding mercury(II) reductase translates to MEDLVIIGYGAAGFAALIRANELGIKPVVVGYGEIGGTCVNVGCVPSKRMLRIGELYNYSSKVIGKKLFPEFFQAFQDKAEIVNSLRKEKYEDVINSYDIKLKIGKAYFTSPNAVKVNGEIIEAKKFIIATGSSPNIPNIKGLTEVGFWTNVEALSPDKTISSLAIIGGRALALEFAQMYKRLGVDTTILQRSGRILPDWEPEISLSVKNYLEENDSIPIFTNVRVKEVRKGNGGKIIVTDKGEVEADEILLATGRKPNVDLNLDAAGIELNDKGGIKVNEELRTSNPNVFAAGDVIGGPMLEALAGRQGSIAAENAIMNVHRKIDMLSVPQVVFIEPNVAKVGLTALEAVKEGYDIDQRVVKMDNIAKARILRENYGLIKMVIDKKFRNILGVQMFGKYAAEVINEAALALRFRATIDDLIDTIHVFPTMGESLRIAALAFTGDVSKMSCCV, encoded by the coding sequence GTGGAAGATCTGGTGATCATAGGATACGGCGCAGCTGGATTTGCGGCGTTAATTAGGGCAAATGAACTCGGAATAAAGCCAGTGGTTGTAGGTTATGGAGAAATAGGCGGAACTTGCGTTAATGTAGGATGTGTTCCATCGAAGAGAATGTTGAGAATAGGTGAATTGTACAATTACTCTTCAAAAGTAATAGGAAAAAAGTTGTTTCCAGAATTTTTCCAAGCCTTTCAAGACAAGGCTGAAATCGTAAATTCCCTGCGAAAGGAAAAATACGAGGATGTGATAAATTCATATGATATCAAATTAAAAATTGGTAAAGCATATTTTACTTCACCTAATGCAGTTAAAGTAAATGGTGAGATAATAGAGGCTAAAAAGTTTATAATAGCCACAGGCTCTTCTCCCAATATACCTAACATAAAGGGTTTAACTGAAGTTGGATTTTGGACTAATGTGGAAGCCTTATCACCAGACAAGACAATATCATCCTTGGCTATTATAGGCGGAAGGGCATTGGCGTTAGAGTTCGCACAAATGTATAAGAGACTAGGAGTTGATACTACAATTCTTCAAAGGAGCGGAAGAATATTACCGGATTGGGAGCCTGAAATTTCCCTTTCCGTTAAAAACTATTTAGAGGAGAATGATAGTATTCCAATTTTTACAAATGTGAGAGTTAAGGAGGTTAGAAAAGGAAACGGGGGAAAGATAATAGTTACTGATAAGGGTGAAGTTGAGGCTGATGAAATTCTGTTAGCTACCGGAAGAAAGCCCAATGTAGATTTAAATTTAGATGCAGCAGGAATCGAATTAAACGATAAGGGAGGCATAAAAGTTAATGAAGAACTAAGAACCTCAAATCCTAATGTATTTGCCGCAGGAGATGTAATTGGCGGTCCTATGTTGGAAGCTCTAGCTGGCAGACAAGGTTCAATTGCGGCAGAGAACGCAATAATGAATGTGCATAGAAAGATTGATATGTTAAGTGTACCTCAAGTTGTGTTTATAGAGCCGAATGTAGCTAAAGTTGGTCTCACTGCACTTGAAGCAGTAAAAGAAGGCTATGATATAGACCAAAGGGTAGTAAAAATGGATAATATAGCTAAAGCGAGGATATTAAGGGAAAATTACGGATTAATAAAAATGGTTATAGATAAGAAGTTTAGGAACATTTTAGGTGTCCAGATGTTTGGTAAATACGCAGCTGAAGTGATAAATGAGGCAGCATTAGCACTTAGATTTAGGGCTACAATAGATGACTTGATCGATACAATACATGTCTTTCCCACAATGGGAGAAAGTTTAAGAATAGCAGCGTTAGCTTTTACCGGTGACGTTAGTAAAATGAGTTGTTGTGTATAG